DNA sequence from the Gemmatimonadota bacterium genome:
GGATTTGGAAAGTTGCTTGTTGCACTGAGAGCCAGCGACTACAATATAACCTCTTTCAGATTCGTACATTTCTGCATCAAAATTCTTGTTTTTCAGCGTAAAATTGAGGTCTTCAGATTCTGGTTTACCTTTAGGGAATTCTTCTTCGTGGACTTTCTTAACAACAATCGGTACCAAGCACTTGAACCCCATTAACGGTAGTATGAGTTTTATCTGTTGAAGGAAATATTCCATATCTGATATATCAGCTTCAGGCAAAGCTGGCAAGGTTGGCGTAGTACTATTTTCAATTTCCGCCGTTTTCTCATCTTTTGCTAAGGTAATAAGCTTTGATTCCAAGAATCTAATATGGGATTTAGTAAGCATCTCATCCTTGCTAACAAAAGCAATAAATTCTGCGAATTCTTTAGTCCCCTCTCTGAGATGCTGCCTCAATCTATCGCTAATTTTTTCAGCTTCGCCAATGTAGATTTTCTCGGATAATACATCATTGTCTGGAGCGGATTTTAAAAAATAGACACCTGGTTTTCCAAGCTCATCCCGCTGAACTATCTTGGAGATAGTCGAAAGTGGAGAGTATATAGCTT
Encoded proteins:
- a CDS encoding GIY-YIG nuclease family protein — translated: MGKKLIIYLIDGNEFGPRTIEIGNWSGKAIYSPLSTISKIVQRDELGKPGVYFLKSAPDNDVLSEKIYIGEAEKISDRLRQHLREGTKEFAEFIAFVSKDEMLTKSHIRFLESKLITLAKDEKTAEIENSTTPTLPALPEADISDMEYFLQQIKLILPLMGFKCLVPIVVKKVHEEEFPKGKPESEDLNFTLKNKNFDAEMYESERGYIVVAGSQCNKQLSKSISEGWIKLRQKLLDSGALTEKDDYLEFTENTIFNSVSAASSVILGRQSAGPLEWVNQDGRTFKDVQQTVFANGE